A genome region from Myripristis murdjan chromosome 16, fMyrMur1.1, whole genome shotgun sequence includes the following:
- the s100t gene encoding S100 calcium binding protein T, with protein sequence MSLPNSENNSTLESAMQLMIQTFHKYSGNEGDKYTLSRAELKEMLTTELGNYLGNAQDKEAVDKVMGDLDSNNDGEVDFTEFIILVGALTVACNDFFLEYNEKQEKKK encoded by the exons aTGTCTTTGCCCAACTCAGAGAACAACTCCACCTTGGAGAGCGCCATGCAGCTTATGATCCAGACCTTTCATAAGTACTCTGGCAACGAGGGGGACAAATACACGCTGAGCCGGGCTGAGCTCAAAGAGATGCTCACTACAGAGCTGGGCAACTACCTGGGG AATGCCCAGGACAAGGAAGCAGTAGATAAGGTTATGGGAGACCTGGATTCCAACAACGACGGGGAGGTGGACTTCACCGAGTTCATCATCCTGGTCGGGGCTCTAACTGTGGCCTGTAACGACTTCTTCCTGGAGTACAATgaaaagcaagagaaaaagaagtga
- the LOC115374518 gene encoding protein S100-A16 isoform X1, which produces MQSNMESAIKSLVTVYLKSSRGKDNLGEKDFQNLVKKQLGNILSDTDSSAAIKEMRKGLDENHDGNISFSEYMSLIGYVANSVSESKCASNAAAS; this is translated from the exons ATGCAGTCAA ATATGGAGTCAGCCATCAAGTCGCTGGTGACTGTGTATCTGAAGTCCTCCCGGGGGAAGGACAACCTAGGAGAGAAAGACTTCCAGAATCTGGTGAAGAAACAGCTCGGCAACATCTTGTCT GATACAGACAGCTCTGCCGCAATAAAGGAGATGAGGAAGGGACTGGACGAAAACCACGATGGAAACATCAGCTTCTCAGAATACATGTCTCTGATTGGTTACGTGGCCAACTCCGTCAGCGAGAGCAAGTGCGCATCAAACGCAGCAGCTTCATAA
- the LOC115374518 gene encoding protein S100-A16 isoform X2, whose translation MESAIKSLVTVYLKSSRGKDNLGEKDFQNLVKKQLGNILSDTDSSAAIKEMRKGLDENHDGNISFSEYMSLIGYVANSVSESKCASNAAAS comes from the exons ATGGAGTCAGCCATCAAGTCGCTGGTGACTGTGTATCTGAAGTCCTCCCGGGGGAAGGACAACCTAGGAGAGAAAGACTTCCAGAATCTGGTGAAGAAACAGCTCGGCAACATCTTGTCT GATACAGACAGCTCTGCCGCAATAAAGGAGATGAGGAAGGGACTGGACGAAAACCACGATGGAAACATCAGCTTCTCAGAATACATGTCTCTGATTGGTTACGTGGCCAACTCCGTCAGCGAGAGCAAGTGCGCATCAAACGCAGCAGCTTCATAA
- the LOC115373998 gene encoding protein S100-A11-like — protein MESAIGVLVSQFKAYAGCDGSSDTLSREEFHKLVTSQLPNFVKNAGDPAVIDQLMSSLDENSDGELTFLEFWQLIGRLASQHGGFSQ, from the exons ATGGAGTCTGCCATTGGTGTGCTGGTGTCCCAGTTCAAGGCGTACGCTGGGTGTGATGGTTCCTCCGACACGCTGAGCAGAGAGGAGTTTCACAAActggtgacatcacagctgcCGAACTTTGTCAAG AATGCTGGTGATCCTGCTGTTATTGACCAACTCATGAGCTCATTGGACGAGAACAGTGACGGGGAGCTCACCTTCCTGGAGTTCTGGCAGCTCATTGGACGTCTGGCAAGCCAGCACGGGGGATTCAGCCAATAG